From one Solanum stenotomum isolate F172 chromosome 12, ASM1918654v1, whole genome shotgun sequence genomic stretch:
- the LOC125848661 gene encoding (-)-alpha-terpineol synthase-like — protein MLQSCISTMDIRRSGNYKPSIWEDGYVQSRPNLYDEEKYCERAEKLKEEVRRMLEKIMTNSLEQLELIDILQRLGIYYHFEEEIDTVLKQIYVNYNKRDHHDEELYATALEFRLLRQHGYHVPQEIFCSFMNEEGKFKTVLVEDTKGLLSLYEASYLCMEDENIMENARDFATHHLMESLKKKKMDENVGEQVSHALEMPVHWRMERLEARWFIEIYHKTENMNPLLLELAKLDYNMVQATYLEELKQMSRWDKNIKLVKKMSFVRDRLVEGFFWAVGFTPNPRFGYCRKLSTKLSVLLTTIDDIYDVYGTLDELELFTDIVDRWDINAIEQLPEYMKISFLALFNSMNELAYDILKEQGFSIISQIRKQWANLCKAYLLEVKWYQRGYTPTLNEFLRNAWITNTGPVLIMHAYFCITNPIREEELEFLNHYPAIIYSPSLILRLVNDLATSPDEIKKGDYLKSIQCYMHDSKGSEENARNYIKKLIDQTRKKMNRDILRDQSFSKDFRRTSMNLARIAQCMYQHGDGFGIPDRETKDRILSLFFEPIPLT, from the exons ATGCTTCAAAGTTGCATATCAACTATGGATATTAGGAGGTCAGGAAACTACAAACCTAGCATTTGGGAGGATGGATATGTCCAATCACGACCTAATTTGTACGAT GAAGAGAAATATTGTGAACGAGCTGAAAAACTAAAAGAAGAAGTAAGAAGGATGTTGGAGAAAATAATGACAAACTCATTGGAACAACTTGAGCTTATTGATATTTTGCAAAGACTTGGCATATACTATCACTTTGAGGAAGAAATTGATACGGTATTGAAGCAAATATatgttaattataataaaagagatCACCATGATGAGGAGTTGTATGCTACAGCTTTAGAATTTCGACTGCTTAGACAACATGGCTATCATGTTCCTCAAG AGATATTTTGCAGTTTCATGAATGAGGAAGGAAAGTTCAAAACAGTCCTTGTGGAGGATACTAAAGGACTGTTGAGTTTGTATGAAGCTTCCTATCTTTGTATGGAAGATGAAAACATTATGGAGAATGCTCGAGATTTCGCCACTCATCATCTCATGGAAAGccttaagaagaagaagatggatgAGAATGTTGGTGAGCAAGTAAGCCATGCTTTAGAAATGCCTGTGCATTGGAGGATGGAGAGATTAGAAGCAAGATGGTTTATAGAAATTTATCACAAAACAGAGAACATGAATCCTCTTCTACTTGAACTTGCAAAGTTGGACTATAACATGGTGCAAGCTACATACTTGGAGGAACTAAAACAAATGTCAAG GTGGGATAAGAACATTAAACTTGTTAAAAAGATGAGCTTTGTGAGGGACAGATTGGTGGAGGGCTTCTTCTGGGCTGTTGGTTTCACTCCTAATCCTCGGTTTGGATACTGCAGAAAGCTTTCAACAAAGCTTTCTGTTCTCCTCACAACAATTGATGAcatatatgatgtttatggtaCCTTGGATGAACTTGAACTCTTTACTGATATTGTTGACAG ATGGGACATCAATGCAATAGAGCAACTACCTGAATACATGAAAATCAGCTTCCTAGCTCTCTTCAACTCAATGAATGAACTGGCTTATGatattctcaaagaacaagggTTCAGCATAATTTCACAGATAAGGAAGCAG TGGGCTAATCTGTGTAAAGCTTACTTATTGGAAGTGAAGTGGTATCAAAGAGGATATACACCAACCTTGAATGAGTTCCTGAGAAATGCCTGGATAACGAACACCGGTCCTGTACTAATAATGCATGCTTATTTTTGCATCACAAACCCCATAAGGGAGGAGGAATTAGAATTCTTAAATCATTATCCTGCCATCATTTACTCACCTTCGCTAATTCTTCGACTTGTAAATGATTTGGCAACTTCACCA GATGAAATCAAGAAAGGAGATTATCTTAAATCGATCCAATGTTACATGCATGATTCTAAGGGTTCTGAAGAAAATGCTCGAAACTACATAAAGAAATTAATTGATCAGACCCGGAAGAAGATGAACAGAGACATACTAAGGGACCAATCCTTCTCAAAGGATTTTAGAAGAACTTCAATGAATTTAGCTAGGATTGCTCAATGCATGTACCAGCATGGAGATGGATTTGGTATTCCAGATCGTGAGACAAAGGATCGGATACTCTCCTTGTTCTTTGAACCCATTCCTCTTACCTGA
- the LOC125848663 gene encoding (-)-alpha-terpineol synthase-like: protein MDIRRSGNYKPSIWDDEYVQSRPNLYAEEKYCERAEKLKEEVRRMLEKIMTNSLEQLELIDILQRLGIYYHFEEEIDTVLKKTYVNYNKRDLNNEEVYAVALEFRLLRQQGYHVPQEIFCSFMNEEGKFKTVLVEDTKGLLSLYEASYLCMEDENIMENARDFATHHLMESLKKKKMDENVSEQVSHALEMPVHWRMERLEARWFIEMYHKKENMNPLLLELAKLDYNMVQATYLEELKQMSRWDKNIQLVKKMSFVRDRLVEGFFWAVGFTPNPQFGFCRKLSTKLSVLLTTIDDIYDVYGTLDELELFTDIVDRWDINATEQLPEYMKISFLALFNSMNELAYDILKEQGFSIISQIRKQWANLCKAYLLEVKWYQRGYTPTLNEFLRNAWISNTGPVLIMHAYFCITNPIKEDELECLNHYPPIIYSPSLILRLVNDLGTSPDEIKKGDHLKSIQCYMHDSKCSEENARNYISKLIDQTWMKMNRDILRDQSFSKDFRRTSMNLARISQCIYQHGDGFGIPDRETKDRILSLFFEPIPLT from the exons ATGGATATTAGGAGGTCAGGAAACTACAAACCTAGCATTTGGGATGATGAATATGTCCAATCACGACCCAACTTGTACGCT GAAGAGAAATATTGTGAACGAGCTGAAAAACTAAAAGAAGAAGTAAGAAGGATGTTGGAGAAAATAATGACAAACTCATTGGAACAACTTGAGCTTATTGATATTTTGCAAAGACTTGGAATATATTATCACTTTGAGGAAGAAATTGATACAGTATTGAAGAAAACATAcgttaattataataaaagagatCTGAACAATGAGGAGGTGTATGCTGTTGCTTTAGAATTTCGACTTCTTAGACAACAGGGCTATCATGTTCCTCAAG AGATATTTTGCAGTTTCATGAACGAGGAAGGAAAGTTCAAAACAGTCCTTGTGGAGGATACTAAAGGACTGTTGAGTTTGTATGAAGCTTCCTATCTTTGTATGGAAGATGAAAACATTATGGAGAATGCTCGAGATTTCGCCACTCATCATCTCATGGAAAGccttaagaagaagaagatggatgAGAATGTTAGTGAGCAAGTAAGCCATGCTTTAGAAATGCCTGTGCATTGGAGGATGGAGAGATTAGAAGCAAGATGGTTTATAGAAATGTATCACAAAAAAGAGAACATGAACCCTCTTCTACTTGAACTTGCAAAGTTGGACTATAACATGGTGCAAGCTACATACTTGGAGGAACTAAAACAAATGTCAAG GTGGGATAAGAACATTCAACTTGTTAAAAAGATGAGCTTTGTGAGGGACAGATTGGTGGAGGGCTTCTTCTGGGCTGTTGGTTTCACTCCTAATCCTCAGTTCGGATTCTGCAGAAAGCTTTCAACAAAGCTTTCTGTTCTCCTCACAACAATTGATGACATCTATGATGTTTATGGTACCTTGGATGAACTTGAGCTCTTTACTGATATTGTTGACAG ATGGGACATCAATGCAACAGAGCAACTACCTGAATACATGAAAATCAGCTTCCTAGCTCTTTTCAATTCAATGAATGAACTGGCTTATGatattctcaaagaacaagggTTCAGCATAATTTCACAGATAAGGAAGCAG TGGGCTAACCTGTGTAAAGCTTACTTATTGGAAGTGAAGTGGTATCAAAGAGGATATACACCTACGTTGAATGAGTTCCTGAGAAATGCCTGGATATCCAACACCGGTCCTGTACTAATAATGCATGCTTATTTTTGCATCACAAACCCCATAAAGGAGGACGAATTGGAATGCTTAAATCATTATCCTCCCATCATTTACTCACCTTCGCTAATTCTTCGACTTGTAAATGACTTGGGAACTTCACCT GATGAAATCAAGAAAGGAGATCATCTTAAATCAATCCAATGTTACATGCATGATTCTAAGTGTTCTGAAGAAAATGCTCGAAACTACATAAGTAAGTTAATTGATCAGACCTGGATGAAGATGAACAGAGACATACTAAGGGACCAATCCTTCTCAAAGGATTTTAGAAGAACTTCGATGAATCTTGCTAGGATTTCTCAATGCATTTACCAGCATGGAGATGGATTTGGTATTCCAGATCGTGAGACAAAGGATCGGATACTCTCCTTGTTCTTTGAACCCATTCCTCTTACCTGA
- the LOC125848656 gene encoding uncharacterized protein LOC125848656, which yields MLEKIGLPSKPSLRGNNWVVDASHCQGCSSQFTFINRKHHCRRCGGIFCNSCTQQRMVLRGQGDSPVRICEPCKRLEEAARFELRYGQKSRASKGSSRLASKSEDEVLNHLLGKERTSDVLSHDQQSASTASGSYVLDFSGKDEAGDGSSNQTEQQTEMGSTTPEELRQQAMEEKQNHRTLKSAGKPEEALRAFKRGKELERQAAALEISLRKNRKRALSSSNVTEIQQDNDAGKASGRKNKLSPQITEEKDDLASELRDLGWSDMDLRTADKRPATMSLEGELSALLGEVSGKTNPEKKILGMDKSLVIAHKKKAIQLKREGKLAEAKEELKKAKILEKQIEEQELLGDDEDSDDELSSLIRGLDTDKFDDLSTGHKPDSSYDFDNFLGTADDIGTDGNFEVTDDDMYDPEIAAALESMGWTEDAAESEVSEKQFKPVDREVLRSEIQSLKREAVSQKRAGKTKEAMELLKRAKTLESEFEEQLSNGEEDVRKFVERKDKEPKVAPKSKSVIQRELLGIKKKALALRREGRLDEAEVELERGKILEKQLEDIDNPPKFVQPIAGNKRDESIADIDAGDEDAEVTDQDMHDPTYLSLLNNLGWQDDEKANVPSVSFQGKNNVSHLSEPLTKDAKSNIQTRASKKSRGEIQRELLGLKRKALTLRRQGETEEAEELMNAAKMLEEQLAEIEESMSNPSKSNEQKERIAIDSPLENPQFPLSDSLKSPIEDMKSKVTHTPEKPEEVSQSDEKPCISESKTAEEVNSQLEQNSLRQDILARKRKAVALKREGKVAEAKEELRQAKLLEKHLEEEKTLGSSSSTVSAGPNTSHVGQNEVSPNKVPHISQVGQKEVSPSSGPKPLSGRDRFKLQQQSLSHKRQALKLRREGRTEEADAEFELAKAIESQLEEASSQGTMQSSDPTGESAEGVSVEDFLDPQLFSALKAIGIADTSIVPRGPERQEMKKPITSDTDKTGTIASQILERSEPKLTEARVSDETSNERKQLEERVKAEKLKALNLKRSGKQAEALDALRRAKMFEKKLNALAS from the exons ATGTTAGAGAAGATCGGTTTACCTTCAAAACCATCACTCAGAGGGAATAATTGGGTAGTTGATGCTTCTCATTGCCAAGGATGTTCTTCTCAGTTCACTTTCATCAATCGCAAG CATCATTGCCGGAGGTGCGGGGGCATTTTCTGTAATAGCTGTACCCAGCAAAGAATGGTGCTACGCGGACAAGGTGATTCACCGGTGCGTATTTGTGAACCATGCAAAAGATTAGAAGAGGCTGCACGATTTGAATTGCGATATGGTCAAAAAAGTAGAGCGTCAAAAG GGAGCTCAAGACTTGCATCAAAGAGTGAGGATGAAGTTTTAAATCACCTTCTGGGTAAAGAAAGGACCTCAGATGTTCTTTCCCATGATCAACAGTCAGCAAGCACTGCATCAGGTTCATATGTTCTAGATTTCTCTGGTAAAGATGAGGCTGGAGATGGAAGCAGTAATCAGACAGAGCAGCAGACTGAGATGGGTTCCACTACTCCTGAAGAATTACGTCAGCAAGCCATGGAAGAAAAACAGAATCACCGAACTCTAAAATCTGCAGGTAAACCTGAAGAGGCTCTAAGGGCTTTTAAGAGGGGCAAAGAACTTGAAAGGCAGGCTGCTGCTTTGGAGATTTCTCTGAGAAAAAATCGTAAAAGAGCATTGTCGTCCAGTAATGTCACCGAGATCCAGCAAGATAATGATGCTGGCAAAGCATCTGGTAGGAAAAATAAGCTCTCTCCTCAAATTACCGAAGAGAAGGATGATCTTGCTTCTGAACTCAGAGATCTGGGATGGTCAGATATGGATCTTCGTACTGCTGACAAAAGGCCAGCAACCATGAGCCTTGAGGGTGAACTTTCTGCGCTTCTTGGAGAAGTTTCTGGAAAGACTAATCCTGAAAAGAAAATTCTTGGAATGGACAAGTCACTGGTCATTGCTCATAAGAAAAAAGCAATCCAGCTGAAGCGGGAAGGGAAACTTGCTGAAGCCAAAGAAGAATTGAAGAAGGCTAAAATTCTTGAAAAGCAAATAGAAGAGCAGGAACTGTTGGGTGATGATGAAGATTCTGATGATGAGCTTTCTTCTTTAATACGTGGGCTGGATACTGATAAATTTGATGATTTATCCACTGGACATAAACCAGATTCTAGTTATGATTTTGACAACTTTCTTGGAACTGCTGATGATATTGGTACAGATGGTAATTTTGAAGTAACTGATGATGACATGTATGACCCAGAAATAGCAGCTGCCCTGGAGTCAATGGGCTGGACTGAAGATGCCGCCGAATCTGAGGTTTCAGAAAAGCAATTCAAACCTGTTGATAGGGAAGTGCTACGAAGTGAAATTCAGTCTCTGAAAAGAGAAGCCGTTAGCCAGAAAAGGGCTGGTAAAACTAAGGAGGCAATGGAACTGCTGAAGAGGGCAAAAACACTGGAGAGTGAGTTTGAAGAACAACTAAGTAATGGTGAAGAGGATGTAAGAAAGTTTGTTGAAAGAAAGGATAAAGAGCCCAAAGTAGCACCAAAGAGTAAGTCTGTGATCCAGAGAGAACTTCTTGGTATTAAAAAGAAGGCTCTTGCTTTAAGAAGGGAGGGAAGGTTAGATGAGGCTGAAGTAGAACTGGAAAGAGGCAAGATTCTTGAGAAGCAACTTGAAGATATTGATAATCCACCAAAATTTGTGCAGCCTATTGCTGGGAATAAGCGTGATGAAAGTATTGCAGATATTGATGCTGGAGATGAAGATGCAGAGGTTACAGATCAAGATATGCATGACCCAACTTATCTTTCACTGCTTAATAATTTGGGCTGGCAGGATGATGAAAAAGCTAATGTTCCATCTGTGTCATTTCAAGGGAAAAATAATGTTTCTCATCTTAGCGAGCCCCTAACTAAGGATGCTAAGAGTAACATCCAAACTCGAGCATCTAAAAAAAGTAGAGGTGAAATCCAGAGGGAACTTCTGGGCTTGAAACGGAAGGCTCTCACATTAAGACGTCAAGGAGAGACTGAGGAGGCAGAGGAATTGATGAATGCGGCTAAAATGTTAGAAGAACAGTTGgctgaaattgaagaatctATGTCTAACCCAAGTAAGTCAAATGAGCAGAAAGAACGTATAGCTATTGATTCTCCCCTTGAGAACCCACAGTTTCCACTGTCAGATTCACTGAAGAGTCCGATTGAGGATATGAAAAGCAAAGTTACACATACTCCGGAGAAACCAGAAGAGGTCTCTCAATCAGATGAGAAACCATGCATCTCTGAGTCAAAAACTGCCGAGGAAGTTAATTCTCAGCTTGAACAAAATTCCCTTCGTCAAGATATTCTGGCTCGCAAGAGGAAAGCAGTTGCATTGAAGCGAGAAGGGAAAGTGGCAGAAGCCAAGGAGGAACTTCGACAGGCAAAACTCTTAGAGAAGCACCTTGAGGAGGAAAAGACTCTGGGTAGTAGTAGTTCCACAGTCTCAGCAGGTCCTAATACTTCACATGTGGGACAAAATGAAGTTAGCCCAAACAAAGTACCTCATATATCTCAAGTAGGACAGAAAGAAGTAAGTCCCAGCTCAGGTCCAAAGCCATTGTCTGGACGTGATCGGTTTAAATTACAGCAACAGTCTCTCAGCCACAAACGACAAGCACTTAAGTTGCGAAGGGAAGGTAGGACAGAAGAAGCTGATGCAGAATTTGAATTGGCAAAAGCTATTGAGAGCCAGTTGGAAGAAGCGTCTTCCCAAGGTACAATGCAGTCTTCTGACCCCACAGGTGAATCAGCAGAGGGTGTCAGTGTTGAGGATTTTCTTGATCCTCAGCTTTTCTCTGCTTTAAAAGCAATTGGAATTGCAGATACCTCTATTGTACCCCGTGGCCCGGAAAGGCAGGAAATGAAAAAACCTATAACTAGTGATACTGATAAAACTGGCACTATTGCCTCTCAAATCCTTGAAAGATCAGAGCCAAAACTAACTGAAGCACGTGTATCTGATGAAACTTCCAATGAGAGAAAGCAGTTGGAAGAGCGGGTAAAGGCAGAGAAATTAAAGGCATTAAACTTGAAACGTTCTGGAAAGCAGGCAGAGGCCTTGGACGCCCTTCGACGGGCTAAGATGTTTGAGAAGAAGTTGAACGCTTTAGCTTCATAA
- the LOC125848668 gene encoding BTB/POZ domain-containing protein At3g22104-like: protein MQNFCLLEVDVNGQEIFLVDKTILASFSGRLRKLFSKLTGKTTRLKLIFDKFPGGADCFEHIVKFCYNGGRIKITPFNMFQLHCAANYLEMNQEMQGRPSLVEQTISFFEKIHYMTWSELIIGLKNCQELIFFMPSSSLLQEFLDCVVGRLELHYISSPCASSTDNSSMQFSGGISTESRGIYTCQATWWFADLGFLKLNMFKKIIDTMISKKLDLHVISSFLFYYKRMNCPNASSVKKCRIIETIIKFLYSLDSNFISIRGLFDILQASFTLKMSKCSIGKLEHLIGSQLDRAKLDDLLVPSPAGGKIAYNINLILRLLDTFLSTSREKLLMYQVKKVVELIDLYIIEVAPDPRLKPSKFLALAMAMPDIARESYDNIYIAIDMYLKVHINVLCEEEKIKICCVLNYEKLSEETQKEIAQNENFPACALVTVQNRLRYSVTRTSNFS, encoded by the exons ATGCAAAATTTCTGTCTTCTTGAGGTTGATGTCAATGGACAAGAAATATTCTTGGTGGACAAG ACTATTCTTGCATCTTTCTCGGGGagattaagaaaactatttaGTAAGTTGACAGGGAAAACAACAAGGCTGAAGTTAATTTTCGACAAATTTCCAGGAGGTGCTGACTGTTTTGAACACATTGTTAAGTTTTGCTATAATGGTGGTAGGATAAAGATAACTCCTTTTAACATGTTTCAACTGCATTGTGCTGCCAATTACCTTGAAATGAATCAAGAAATGCAGGGGAGACCAAGTTTGGTCGAgcaaacaatttctttttttgaaaagattCATTACATGACATGGTCTGAGCTGATTATTGGCTTGAAAAATTGCCAAGAATTGATCTTTTTCATGCCATCTTCATCTTTATTACAAGAGTTCTTGGATTGTGTGGTAGGAAGGCTTGAACTTCATTACATTTCTAGTCCATGTGCATCTTCTACCGACAATTCGTCCATGCAGTTTTCAGGGGGCATTAGTACAGAAAGCAGGGGAATTTACACTTGTCAAGCAACCTGGTGGTTTGCAGATCTTGGATTCTTGAAACTCAATATGTTCAAGAAAATTATAGACACAAtgatttctaagaaattggatcTTCATGTGATATCTTCATTCCTGTTTTATTACAAAAGAATGAACTGTCCAAATGCTTCATCAGTTAAGAAATGCAGAATCATTGAGACTATAATCAAATTCCTTTATTCTCTTGATAGCAACTTCATATCTATCAGGGGTCTATTCGACATTCTACAGGCGTcttttaccttgaaaatgagcaAATGTTCAATAGGGAAATTAGAACATCTAATTGGCTCCCAGCTAGACAGAGCTAAACTGGATGATTTGCTTGTTCCTTCTCCAGCTGGTGGAAAAATTGCTTACAATATCAATCTAATTCTGAGGCTGCTGGACACATTCCTCTCCACTAGCCGCGAAAAATTATTAATGTATCAAGTGAAGAAAGTTGTTGAGTTAATTGATCTTTATATCATAGAAGTGGCCCCTGATCCTCGTCTTAAACCTTCAAAGTTCTTGGCATTGGCCATGGCTATGCCGGATATTGCAAGAGAATCATATGACAACATTTATATTGCCATAGATATGTACCTCAAG GTACATATTAATGTTTTatgtgaagaagaaaagataaaGATATGTTGTGTGCTCAACTATGAGAAGCTCTCTGAAGAAACTCAGAAGGAAATAGctcaaaatgaaaattttccaGCTTGTGCATTAGTCACTGTGCAGAACAGGCTCAGATATTCAGTCACAAGGACTTcaaatttttcttaa
- the LOC125848693 gene encoding uncharacterized protein LOC125848693, which produces MKFLADFLSCYSGCVGDNNCPKIESCSLVQVTCLEENTTCRARKLTRKNSSSKGLWQPSLYTISENDTIKAQEGIKASTKKMKSYRRPKTNSQACYYNDLRVQAQFQTSIMALSAVTFVF; this is translated from the exons ATGAAGTTCTTAGCTGATTTTCTTTCGTGTTATAGTGGTTGTGTTGGTGATAATAATTGTCCCAAAATTGAGTCATGTTCTCTTGTTCAAGTAACATGCCTAGAGGAAAATACTACTTGCAGGGCTCGAAAATTGACTCGTAAAAATTCATCATCAAAGGGATTGTGGCAGCCATCTCTATACACCATTTCTGAAAATGATACCATCAAAGCACAAGAAGGGATCAAAGCCAGCACCAAGAAGATGAAAAGTTATAGACGACCAAAAACCAATTCTCAAGCTTGTTATTACAATGATCTGAG GGTACAAGCTCAGTTTCAGACAAGTATTATGGCACTGTCGGCAGTAACCTTCGTGTTTTGA